A genomic region of Miscanthus floridulus cultivar M001 chromosome 3, ASM1932011v1, whole genome shotgun sequence contains the following coding sequences:
- the LOC136546321 gene encoding thermospermine synthase ACAULIS5-like yields the protein MQSTEMDEFIYHESLIHPPLLFHPNPETVFIMGGGEGSAAREVLRHKTVQRVVMCDIDQEVVDFCRTYLTVNRQAFSSEKLCLIINDARAELEKSKEKFDVIVGDLADPVEGGPCYQLYTTLNNSVHQSLLNETHVYTEDDARFIYGHGRACRAVSS from the exons ATGCAGAGCACGGAGATGGACGAGTTCATCTACCACGAGTCCTTGATACACCCACCTTTGCTCTTCCATCCAAA CCCGGAGACAGTGTTCATCATGGGAGGCGGCGAGGGCTCTGCGGCAAGGGAGGTCCTGAGGCACAAGACCGTTCAAAGGGTGGTCATGTGCGACATAGATCAG GAGGTAGTGGACTTCTGCCGAACGTACCTGACGGTGAACCGCCAAGCGTTCAGCAGCGAAAAGCTCTGCCTCATCATCAATGACGCCAG GGCTGAGCTGGAGAAGAGCAAGGAGAAGTTTGACGTGATAGTAGGAGACCTGGCAGATCCAGTGGAAGGAGGCCCCTGCTATCAGCTGTACACCACATTGAACAATAGCGTTCATCAGTC GCTGCTGAATGAGACCCATGTATACACCGAGGATGATGCCAGGTTCATCTACGGGCATGGAAGGGCATGTCGCGCTGTCAGTTCATAG
- the LOC136546322 gene encoding serine/threonine-protein kinase 52-like, with protein MSGEDQHRGLRGRLSGFFSTPPSQNHRSSEQVAKLMEELERQRDLKETYEARLESTQEYLRFCLEVAQEHGFLHLISDGAPQQSPHGDAEAEPATNVDTDDADEDYPAEAPPCDDPYLAATRDLAVQHGWSVAPDEIELHEVIGRGTTADIHRATWRGLDVAVKWVRPEFFRSNPSGEAFFAQEADVLSRQRHPHVLRLLGACLRPPDSCFLVTELLSGATLGEWLHGGRKRRPRASSSPPPPPLVDRVSRALEIALAMWHLHEQTPRVVHRDLKPSNVLLDADLRARVTDFGHARFLPDGKEALTGETGTYVYMAPEVIRCEPYTEKCDVYSFGIMLNELITAEHPYIETSYGPSKIALNVANGTLRPKLRERDACPTGLTDLICRTWDAEPSNRPSFATISLALREIKQQIVQQREYNQHSNYA; from the exons ATGAGCGGGGAAGATCAGCACCGCGGCCTCCGCGGCCGCCTCTCCGGGTTCTTCTCCACGCCGCCCTCACAGAACCACCGTTCCAGCGAGCAG gtcgcgaagctgatggaggagCTCGAGAGGCAGAGGGATCTCAAGGAGACGTACGAGGCCCGGTTGGAGAGCACGCAGGAGTACCTCAGGTTCTGCCTCGAGGTCGCCCAGGAGCACGGCTTCCTGCACCTAATATCCGACGGCGCGCCGCAGCAGTCGCCGCACGGCGACGCCGAAGCCGAGCCCGCGACGAATGTCGACACCGACGACGCGGACGAAGACTACCCAGCGGAGGCGCCGCCCTGCGACGATCCGTACCTGGCCGCCACGCGCGACCTAGCGGTGCAGCACGGCTGGTCCGTGGCGCCGGACGAG ATCGAGCTGCACGAGGTGATAGGCCGGGGCACGACGGCGGACATCCACCGGGCGACATGGCGGGGGCTGGACGTGGCGGTGAAGTGGGTGCGCCCGGAGTTCTTCCGCTCCAACCCCAGCGGCGAGGCCTTCTTCGCGCAGGAGGCCGACGTGCTGTCGCGCCAGCGGCACCCGCACGTGCTGCGCCTGCTGGGCGCGTGCCTGCGCCCGCCCGACAGCTGCTTCCTGGTGACCGAGCTGCTGAGCGGGGCCACGCTGGGGGAGTGGCTGCACGGGGGACGGAAGCGCCGCCCGCGGGCGTCTtcgtcaccgccgccgccgccgctggtggacAGGGTGAGCAGGGCGCTGGAGATCGCGCTGGCCATGTGGCACCTCCACGAGCAGACGCCCAGGGTCGTGCACCGCGACCTCAAGCCCAGCAACGTGCTCCTGGATGCTGACCTGCGCGCGCGGGTCACGGACTTCGGCCACGCCAGGTTCTTGCCGGacgggaaggaggcgctcaccgGCGAGACGG GGACCTATGTGTACATGGCTCCTGAGGTGATTCGCTGTGAACCGTACACGGAGAAATGCGACGTCTACAGCTTCGGCATCATGCTGAATGAGCTGATAACTGCAGAGCATCCATACATTGAAACAAGCTATGGACCTAGCAAG ATTGCGCTGAACGTTGCAAATGGAACATTAAGGCCAAAACTCCGAGAACGTGATGCATGTCCTACTGGCCTCACTGATCTCATCTGCCGGACGTGGGATGCAGAACCTTCAAACAGGCCGTCATTTGCCACTATAAGTTTGGCACTTCGAGAAATCAAACAGCAAATCGTGCAACAAAGAGAATATAACCAGCATTCGAATTATGCATAG